ATTGTTGGAATTTCCAAAGTGCAAATAATACGCTTCATCATAAGTGTGGCTGGCGGTTTCATGAGCTAGAATGCCACCTGCTTCTTCAGTGGCTTCTATAACAGTTGCACCAGCACCATCAGAAAAAATCATGGCATCTCTATCATATTTATCTACAACTCTAGATAGTGTTTCAGTGCCTATAACTAAACAGCGTTTGGCCATTCCTGCTTTTATAAATGCTTTTGCTTGTATAACACCTTCAATCCAACCCGGGCATCCAAACAGGATGTCGTAGGCAATACATTTAGGGTTTTTAATACGTAAACTATGTTTTATTCTAGTCGCTAATGAAGGAAGCATATCACTTTGAATCGCGTTATGTTTAACATCTCCGAAATTATGTGCTACGATGATGTAATCAATCGTTTCGCGATCTATTTTAGCATCTAATATGGCTTTTTCTGCGGCGAAAAAACCTAAGTCAGACGAATTTAAATGAGGTTCTGCATAACGTCTTTCTGCGATGCCGGTAATAGCTTGAAATTTTTCAATAATAACATCATTAGGATAATTAATTATTGAACCATCGTTGTTTAGAAATGTATGCTCAAGGAAAGCGTTGTTTTTTTCGATAGTATCTGGAATATAGCTACCAGTACCGGTAATTTTAATGTTCATAAAAAGAAAAATTTGCCTTTTTTAGTTTACTCATACAAGGTACAAGGTTTTAATAAAAGACAAATTCTTTTTTTGATTATTTTACGATGTTCAACGGGTAGTTTTATGCTTCTGCATAAGCTTCAATAGGAGCACAAGAACAAATTAAGTTGCGGTCTCCGTAAGCATCATCAACACGTCTCACACTTGGCCAGAATTTGTTATCTCTAACATAGTCTAACGGAAAGGCAGCATCCTCACGAGAGTATGGAAAATACCATTCGTTAGCAGTTACCATTTCTAAAGTATGTGGTGCATTTTTTAAAACATTATTCTCATCGTCTTTAGATACTTGGTCAATTTCTTTTTTAATAGAAATCATGGCGTCACAAAAACGATCAATTTCAGCTTTACTTTCACTTTCAGTAGGTTCGATCATTAAAGTACCAGCAACAGGAAAAGATACCGTTGGTGCATGAAAACCGTAATCTATTAAACGTTTTGCAATATCAGTTACTTCAATGCCATTTGCTTTAAATGGTCGGCAGTCTATAATCATTTCATGTGCAGCACGTCCGCGTTCACCAGAATATAAAGTATTAAAACTTCCTTGCAAACGTTGTTTTATGTAATTGGCATTTAAAATAGCTATTTTGGTAGATTCAGTCAAACCTTCGGCACCAAGCATTTTTATATATCCATAAGAAATTAAGCAAGCCAATGCAGAACCATAAGGAGCTGCAGAAATGGCTGTTATGGCTTTTTCTCCTCCCACTTTTTTAACTGGGTTTCCAGGTAAAAAAGGTACGAGTTGTTTAGCAACACAAATAGGTCCTACGCCTGGGCCACCACCACCATGAGGAATGGCAAAGGTTTTATGTAAATTTAAGTGGCACACATCAGCACCAATATTTCCAGGATTTGTTAATCCTACTTGGGCATTCATGTTGGCACCATCCATATATACTTGCCCACCATTATCGTGGATAATTTTGGTGATTTCTTTAATCGCCGATTCATATACGCCATGTGTGGAAGGGTAGGTCACCATCAAGCACGATAAATTGTCTTTATGTAAAATGGCTTTTTCACGTAAATCTTCCACATCAATATTCCCTTCAGCAGTCGATTTAGTTACAATCACTTTCATGCCCGCCATAACTGCAGTGGCAGGATTGGTACCGTGTGCTGATGATGGGATTAAACAAATGTTTCTATGATTTTGGTTAAGAGATTCATGGTAGGCTTTTATAACCATCAAACCAGCATATTCACCTTGTGCACCAGAATTTGGTTGTAAAGAAGTTGCTGCAAACCCCGTAATTTCGGTTAATTGATCTTCCAATTCTTTTAAAACAGTTAAGTAGCCTAGAGCTTGTTTTTTAGGAACAAATGGATGAATATTAGCCCATTTAAAAATACTTAATGGCAACATTTCAGATGCAGCATTAAGCTTCATAGTACAAGACCCTAACGAAATCATGGAGTGATTTAAAGCTAAATCTTTACGTTCTAATAATTTTATGTAACGCATCAATTCGGTTTCCGAATGGTATTTGTTAA
The genomic region above belongs to Mariniflexile litorale and contains:
- the gcvP gene encoding aminomethyl-transferring glycine dehydrogenase; its protein translation is MNTNAFALRHIGPREDDQKLMLKTIGVESLDQLIYETIPDDIRLKNGLNLDEPMTEYEYLLHIHELSKLNKAYKTYIGLGYHPNILPAVIQRNILENPGWYTAYTPYQAEISQGRLEALLNYQTMVMDLTGMEIANASLLDESTAAAEAMSLLFSVRTREQKKQNINKFFVSENILPQTLSLLQTRSTPIDIELVVGNEETFNFSSDFFGAILQYPGKDGQVTDIKTFISKANEAQIKVAVAADILSLVKLEAPGQFGADVVVGTTQRFGIPMGYGGPHAAYFATRETYKRDIPGRIIGVTKDTNGNRALRMALQTREQHIKRDKATSNICTAQVLLAVMASMYAVFHGPKGLKFIANKVHNTTSALAEALKTLGYNQVNNVFFDTLQIKTDSKKIKKLAKEKKVNLYYPNKETVTISINETTSVRDLNYLISIFAEAAEKETIAISTVSEGNNISETLKRTSEFLTLDVFNKYHSETELMRYIKLLERKDLALNHSMISLGSCTMKLNAASEMLPLSIFKWANIHPFVPKKQALGYLTVLKELEDQLTEITGFAATSLQPNSGAQGEYAGLMVIKAYHESLNQNHRNICLIPSSAHGTNPATAVMAGMKVIVTKSTAEGNIDVEDLREKAILHKDNLSCLMVTYPSTHGVYESAIKEITKIIHDNGGQVYMDGANMNAQVGLTNPGNIGADVCHLNLHKTFAIPHGGGGPGVGPICVAKQLVPFLPGNPVKKVGGEKAITAISAAPYGSALACLISYGYIKMLGAEGLTESTKIAILNANYIKQRLQGSFNTLYSGERGRAAHEMIIDCRPFKANGIEVTDIAKRLIDYGFHAPTVSFPVAGTLMIEPTESESKAEIDRFCDAMISIKKEIDQVSKDDENNVLKNAPHTLEMVTANEWYFPYSREDAAFPLDYVRDNKFWPSVRRVDDAYGDRNLICSCAPIEAYAEA
- a CDS encoding ketoacyl-ACP synthase III: MNIKITGTGSYIPDTIEKNNAFLEHTFLNNDGSIINYPNDVIIEKFQAITGIAERRYAEPHLNSSDLGFFAAEKAILDAKIDRETIDYIIVAHNFGDVKHNAIQSDMLPSLATRIKHSLRIKNPKCIAYDILFGCPGWIEGVIQAKAFIKAGMAKRCLVIGTETLSRVVDKYDRDAMIFSDGAGATVIEATEEAGGILAHETASHTYDEAYYLHFGNSNNQELCKDTRYIKMEGRKIYEFALVHVPQAMKTCIDNSGVDIKDVKKIFLHQANEKMDEAILKRLYRLYKTEIPEGIMPMSIQKLGNSSVATVPTLFDLVKNNKLENHSLTKGDIVIFASVGAGMHINTFVYKY